From one Mya arenaria isolate MELC-2E11 chromosome 4, ASM2691426v1 genomic stretch:
- the LOC128231823 gene encoding tumor necrosis factor receptor superfamily member 16-like isoform X1, translated as MVKSGCSRIYSLQFQEQSINKMGSGIQVTTGLLVLAVFTRGLLAEFDDNYYSIEVNHKTIQCKMCPPGSYWIQHCSQDGGQAKCKDCPDGRFTEHYSRGIYCERCSECKGNYKESREVVVKECTRFNDTKCECKPGYWREGQVGDCREVSPCEPGYGVKKIANSHNDTACEKCVNGKTISNTSSEVTPCQNCSVCPEGWVKKSSCNKYEDTVCVKKDEVEDNKVGLIVGVFCGVLTVLILVGIILFYSCPEKTAQVLQKLRTSCRKRQRHEKHDDVEQATPLQEGNAIEMLPVNGGDNS; from the exons ATGGTGAAATCAGGTTGCAGCCGGATATATAGCTTGCAG TTTCAGGAACAATCCATAAACAAAATGGGGAGTGGTATACAAGTAACTACTGGTTTGTTGGTGCTGGCTGTATTCACACGAGGACTTTTGGCAGAATTTGATGACAATTATTATTCAATAGAAGTTAACCATAAAACCATCCAGTGTAAAATGTGCCCGCCTGGCAGTTACTGGATTCAACATTGTAGTCAAGATGGTGGCCAGGCAAAATGTAAGGACTGTCCTGATGGACGCTTTACAGAGCACTACAGTCGAGGGATTTATTGCGAAAGGTGTTCTGAATGTAAAGGAAATTATAAAGAATCACGTGAAGTTGTGGTAAAGGAGTGTACACGGTTTAATGACACGAAATGTGAGTGTAAACCAGGGTACTGGAGAGAAGGACAGGTCGGGGATTGCCGAGAAGTGTCGCCGTGTGAGCCCGGATATGGTGTGAAAAAAATAG CGAACAGTCACAATGATACAGCATGCGAGAAATGTGTTAACGGGAAGACCATCTCAAACACCAGCTCCGAGGTGACGCCATGCCAGAACTGCTCAGTTTGCCCCGAGGGATGGGTTAAGAAAAGCTCATGTAACAAATATGAGGATACTGTCTGTGTCAAAAAAG ATGAAGTAGAGGATAACAAGGTTGGTCTTATTGTTGGAGTGTTCTGTGGCGTACTGACTGTACTCATTCTTGTGGGTATCATCCTTTTCTACAGTTGTCCAGAAAAGACCGCTCAAGTTCTTCAAAAGTTGCGTACTAG CTGTAGAAAAAGGCAACGTCATGAAAAACACGATGACGTGGAACAAGCCACCCCACTACAGGAAGGCAATGCTATTGAGATGCTTCCAGTAAATG GAGGAGACAACAGTTAG
- the LOC128231823 gene encoding tumor necrosis factor receptor superfamily member 16-like isoform X2, producing the protein MVKSGCSRIYSLQEQSINKMGSGIQVTTGLLVLAVFTRGLLAEFDDNYYSIEVNHKTIQCKMCPPGSYWIQHCSQDGGQAKCKDCPDGRFTEHYSRGIYCERCSECKGNYKESREVVVKECTRFNDTKCECKPGYWREGQVGDCREVSPCEPGYGVKKIANSHNDTACEKCVNGKTISNTSSEVTPCQNCSVCPEGWVKKSSCNKYEDTVCVKKDEVEDNKVGLIVGVFCGVLTVLILVGIILFYSCPEKTAQVLQKLRTSCRKRQRHEKHDDVEQATPLQEGNAIEMLPVNGGDNS; encoded by the exons ATGGTGAAATCAGGTTGCAGCCGGATATATAGCTTGCAG GAACAATCCATAAACAAAATGGGGAGTGGTATACAAGTAACTACTGGTTTGTTGGTGCTGGCTGTATTCACACGAGGACTTTTGGCAGAATTTGATGACAATTATTATTCAATAGAAGTTAACCATAAAACCATCCAGTGTAAAATGTGCCCGCCTGGCAGTTACTGGATTCAACATTGTAGTCAAGATGGTGGCCAGGCAAAATGTAAGGACTGTCCTGATGGACGCTTTACAGAGCACTACAGTCGAGGGATTTATTGCGAAAGGTGTTCTGAATGTAAAGGAAATTATAAAGAATCACGTGAAGTTGTGGTAAAGGAGTGTACACGGTTTAATGACACGAAATGTGAGTGTAAACCAGGGTACTGGAGAGAAGGACAGGTCGGGGATTGCCGAGAAGTGTCGCCGTGTGAGCCCGGATATGGTGTGAAAAAAATAG CGAACAGTCACAATGATACAGCATGCGAGAAATGTGTTAACGGGAAGACCATCTCAAACACCAGCTCCGAGGTGACGCCATGCCAGAACTGCTCAGTTTGCCCCGAGGGATGGGTTAAGAAAAGCTCATGTAACAAATATGAGGATACTGTCTGTGTCAAAAAAG ATGAAGTAGAGGATAACAAGGTTGGTCTTATTGTTGGAGTGTTCTGTGGCGTACTGACTGTACTCATTCTTGTGGGTATCATCCTTTTCTACAGTTGTCCAGAAAAGACCGCTCAAGTTCTTCAAAAGTTGCGTACTAG CTGTAGAAAAAGGCAACGTCATGAAAAACACGATGACGTGGAACAAGCCACCCCACTACAGGAAGGCAATGCTATTGAGATGCTTCCAGTAAATG GAGGAGACAACAGTTAG
- the LOC128231823 gene encoding tumor necrosis factor receptor superfamily member 16-like isoform X3: MGSGIQVTTGLLVLAVFTRGLLAEFDDNYYSIEVNHKTIQCKMCPPGSYWIQHCSQDGGQAKCKDCPDGRFTEHYSRGIYCERCSECKGNYKESREVVVKECTRFNDTKCECKPGYWREGQVGDCREVSPCEPGYGVKKIANSHNDTACEKCVNGKTISNTSSEVTPCQNCSVCPEGWVKKSSCNKYEDTVCVKKDEVEDNKVGLIVGVFCGVLTVLILVGIILFYSCPEKTAQVLQKLRTSCRKRQRHEKHDDVEQATPLQEGNAIEMLPVNGGDNS, encoded by the exons ATGGGGAGTGGTATACAAGTAACTACTGGTTTGTTGGTGCTGGCTGTATTCACACGAGGACTTTTGGCAGAATTTGATGACAATTATTATTCAATAGAAGTTAACCATAAAACCATCCAGTGTAAAATGTGCCCGCCTGGCAGTTACTGGATTCAACATTGTAGTCAAGATGGTGGCCAGGCAAAATGTAAGGACTGTCCTGATGGACGCTTTACAGAGCACTACAGTCGAGGGATTTATTGCGAAAGGTGTTCTGAATGTAAAGGAAATTATAAAGAATCACGTGAAGTTGTGGTAAAGGAGTGTACACGGTTTAATGACACGAAATGTGAGTGTAAACCAGGGTACTGGAGAGAAGGACAGGTCGGGGATTGCCGAGAAGTGTCGCCGTGTGAGCCCGGATATGGTGTGAAAAAAATAG CGAACAGTCACAATGATACAGCATGCGAGAAATGTGTTAACGGGAAGACCATCTCAAACACCAGCTCCGAGGTGACGCCATGCCAGAACTGCTCAGTTTGCCCCGAGGGATGGGTTAAGAAAAGCTCATGTAACAAATATGAGGATACTGTCTGTGTCAAAAAAG ATGAAGTAGAGGATAACAAGGTTGGTCTTATTGTTGGAGTGTTCTGTGGCGTACTGACTGTACTCATTCTTGTGGGTATCATCCTTTTCTACAGTTGTCCAGAAAAGACCGCTCAAGTTCTTCAAAAGTTGCGTACTAG CTGTAGAAAAAGGCAACGTCATGAAAAACACGATGACGTGGAACAAGCCACCCCACTACAGGAAGGCAATGCTATTGAGATGCTTCCAGTAAATG GAGGAGACAACAGTTAG